GCCAACCACAAGAGCAATCTGGCGTGATTTTATTGTTTTAATTCCCACCACCTTAGCGACAAATTTGAGAACATCTGCAACAATAACTACACCTGGTTCAATAATTAATTCTGGTTTAGGATTATCAGAAAATCTACTGCTTAATTGCGGGGCAATTGCCTCTGCATATTCCTGATAAGTGGGAATATAACAGTCAAATTGTTCCTTTAAATCATCGTTCATTCTGCCAAAGAAACCACCACCAACATCAATAAATTGAGGTGGTTTATCTGGGAAATAATCATCGCTGAGTTCGATAATTTTCTGCGTGCGTAACTTATAGGATTCTAAACTTCTTGTTGACGTAGAAATGTGACAATGTAATCCCAAGACTGAGCAATTATTTAATTCTCGGAATGTTTTAAAAACATTATCTAGTGCGCCTCCTTCCACATCAAATCCAAAGCGAGATATCCTCCCAGCACCCACATCAAAATTACATCTTAAACCGACTGCAATTTTTTGTTCTGGTAATCTTCGTGCTAATGCTGCAACTATTTCTACTTCTTCCAAACAGTCCAAGTTAACAATAGAACCAGCGAGAATTGCATTTTCCAGGTCTTCTGGAGACTTTAGCGGACCATTGAAGATAATTCTAGTTGGAGAGACACCAATACGCAAAGCTAGATCATACTCCATTTGAGAAACAACTTCCGCATAGCCGCCCAAAGAATCTACGGTTTGACACAACTTGGGAATGTAGTTAGTTTTATAAGAATAGCCTAAGTTGGTATGGGGATAAATCGAGCGAAAACCATGCAGGAACTCTTGATAATTGCGTTTGAATTTATCTAAATCAAGGATAAAAAAAGCATCACCAAATTCTTGCTCTAAATTCTGAAGTGTTTTCCAAGAAAGTTGCATTTTTAGTTCCTCAATTCAGTATGGATTGCTAGTACACAACGGCCTAAATAAATCAACCATTCTCAATCTCTCAAAAGCTTACGACCTATTCATTTTGACTTTTGACTTCACGGCAGTACTAGTCTTCACTCAATTAAAAGTAAGTAGGTTGACGTTGAAAATTGTCGTTATAGCAAGGCAAGAGGCAAGAGGCAATAGTAAAGAAGTTTTCAGCGATTTTACGTTTCTTTACACAGTTTGGTTTTATTGTGTTCACCTACTTAGCTTCTTTAATTAATCGAGCAGGCACACCTGCTACTGTACTTTTTGGCATAACATCCTTCATTGCTACCGATCCTGCACTCACAGTAGCCCAAGCTCCAATCTGAACTCCTGGAAATACAGTGCTTCCCAAAGCTAGAAAAGCTCCCTCATGGGCTGTTACACCGCCAGCAAGGTGGGAGAACGCCAGATGTGCATAATCTCCTACGCAGCAGTCGTGATCAACGCTGGTTTTAGTATTAATAATTACGTGCGATCCAATTCTTGAATAGGGCTGGACTATTGCACCAGCACAAACTACTGTACCTGCACCTAATAAAACTTCAGGATGAACCCAAGCATAGGGATGAATCACTGTTATCCAATTAAGATGAAGTTTTTCTACTAAACGCTTCCGGGTCTCATTTTGACCAATACCAATGATTGCATGAGAGAAGTTGCCAGATGTCAGCTCACTGACTGGACCAATAACTGGAATACCAAAAATATTCGTTCCTCTCTTTTGCAGATTATCATCGTAAAAACCTACTACTTGGTGGCCTGCTGCCATGAGCGTACTTGCTACTACTTTGGCATGACCTCCTGCTCCAATTACAGCTATTCTTTCTTTATTCATAACATCGTGAAATTATAGTGAAGTGACAATTAAATCTTCTACTTCGATAATTATGCTACTAAGAGACAAGCCAGTCCCAAACCCAGTCAGACATAGCCGACCACTAATTTTATTAATTCCTTGATTTAAGGCATAGCGACTAATAGCAATTGGTATGGAGGCACAACTTGTATTACCTATCCCTTCTACAAATATGGGAACTTTTTCTGCACTAATCTTTAATTTTGTGCGGATAGAATCAACCATGAATTTATTAGCTTGGTGAAATATAAATAAATCAATATCGTCACTGCTTAAATTGCAACTTCTCAGCGCAAAATTGACGATATCTGGCACTTCTTGAATTGAAAATGAAAAAACAGCAGCACCATCCATAGCAAGGTTATTCTCGCTTCTGTAGATTCCATTTTTTCTTAAATTAGTAATGTTTGTTTCCTCGGTATTTGGCTTTCTCATGCCACCAGCAGGGACAATTAACTTATCATAATCATCAGCAATAGTTCGCCAGCAAGCTGTTAGCCCTCTGCCTTTTTGATCAAATTCTAAAACACACGCAGCCGCACCATCACCAAATAACAATCGCTCAGTTTTATCTTTGGGATTTACCAATCTTGTAAGTGTATCTCCAACAACCAACAATCCGCATTTCATATCACCATTATTAATTAATCTTCCCAGTACAATTAGACCATGTGTAAAGCCCGCACATCCAGCATTTATATCTAGTGTAAAAATGCTTGCTTTTAATCCTAATTTATGACATAAGAGGAATGAATTACCAGGAATCAAATAATCTGGAGTCTGGGTAACACATACAATACAGTCTATATCTTCTTTCTTAAGATATGTATTTTTAAGAAGATTTTCGACGGCTTGGTACATCAGATCAAAAGCTGTTATATCGTCTTCGGCAACTCTTCTACTGTAAATGCCAATTCTTTGACTGAGACGCTCTATTTCTTCATAATCTAACACATCAGATAATTCATAATTAAATTCAGTTTTTTCAGGTAAAGCAATTGCTATACTTCGCATACTAATGTTGGAAATCATCACTTGTTGCATAGTATTTTCCTAAATTGAGAACAGATATTTCTGTTTAAATTCTTACTTTATCATTTACGCAAATAAGATTAATCAAATCTTTAATTGTTTTACTCTCGACTATAGAATTCACAGGAATAGCCCGATCAGCATAACTATCAATGATTGATATTATAGATAATATAGCCAGTGAGTCCCACACATCTCCTAAGTTTTCTAGCACTGTTTCTT
The DNA window shown above is from Anabaena sp. WA102 and carries:
- a CDS encoding acetyltransferase → MNKERIAVIGAGGHAKVVASTLMAAGHQVVGFYDDNLQKRGTNIFGIPVIGPVSELTSGNFSHAIIGIGQNETRKRLVEKLHLNWITVIHPYAWVHPEVLLGAGTVVCAGAIVQPYSRIGSHVIINTKTSVDHDCCVGDYAHLAFSHLAGGVTAHEGAFLALGSTVFPGVQIGAWATVSAGSVAMKDVMPKSTVAGVPARLIKEAK
- a CDS encoding 3-oxoacyl-ACP synthase III family protein, whose translation is MQQVMISNISMRSIAIALPEKTEFNYELSDVLDYEEIERLSQRIGIYSRRVAEDDITAFDLMYQAVENLLKNTYLKKEDIDCIVCVTQTPDYLIPGNSFLLCHKLGLKASIFTLDINAGCAGFTHGLIVLGRLINNGDMKCGLLVVGDTLTRLVNPKDKTERLLFGDGAAACVLEFDQKGRGLTACWRTIADDYDKLIVPAGGMRKPNTEETNITNLRKNGIYRSENNLAMDGAAVFSFSIQEVPDIVNFALRSCNLSSDDIDLFIFHQANKFMVDSIRTKLKISAEKVPIFVEGIGNTSCASIPIAISRYALNQGINKISGRLCLTGFGTGLSLSSIIIEVEDLIVTSL
- a CDS encoding phosphopantetheine-binding protein: MIDHQEILEILGEAMEISSANLTEETVLENLGDVWDSLAILSIISIIDSYADRAIPVNSIVESKTIKDLINLICVNDKVRI